One Odontesthes bonariensis isolate fOdoBon6 chromosome 12, fOdoBon6.hap1, whole genome shotgun sequence genomic window, ATTtttcatgtaaataaaaataaattgtatttgcaatttgcaaatctcatatgCAAATTATGTATTCACAATCGAAGAATGAAAACACCAAATGTTGAAAGTTAGACATTTactattttatgaaaaaaatatttgttcatGTTGAATTTGGTGGCCGCAATATGTCTCAAAAAGCTGGGACAGGGTCAACAAaatgctggaaaagtaagtgttacttaaaaaaaagcaactgcAGGAACATACTAATTAGGTTATtaggcaacaggtcagtaacatgggtataaaaaaagagcaccttagagagccagagtctcagaagtaaagatgggcaaaGGTTCAGCAATCTGTAAAAAACTACGTCAACTAATTGTGCAGCAGTTTCTTAGTGGCGTTCCTTGAAGTAATTATCTACAGGTGTATAATATCATAAAAATTTagagagaatctggagacatctctatGTTAAAGGAACACAATTAGACATCAGTAATGAATGCCCCTGATCTTCAGACCCTCAGGCTGTACTGTGTCACAAATAGTCACTACATGGGCTCAGGAAGACTTCCAGAAACCATTGTCTGTAAACACAGTTCACCATGCAATCCATACGGGtcaaagctctatcatgcaaaaaagaagccatatgtgaacatgattaaaaaatgctgccatctcctctggacGAAAGCTAATTtcaaatggactgaggcaatgTGGTCAAGAGGActaaagagggggggggggccatCTGGCTTATTACTGTTCAAAGGCCTGCATCACTGATAGAAAGCCTTGCAAATTTCAacaagacaatgctaaaccaaTAGAATAGTGGTTAATGAGATTTTTAGGgcattgtattctgtttttatttacatttcataGACTGTCCCAAATTTTTAGGAATTGGGGTTTTAGACATATACATATAGGAAAGTGCAAAAATTGGCCATGAGAGGGTTAACCTAGAGGTCCTGCCTCTTTTACAGACTGTTAAGTACTCTGCAGCTCTGCCGGAGGAACAGGATTCCTCATATCAGAGGCAGCTTTGAACTAGTAAGAAACATTTTCGATTTTACTCTCATTTGTGTTGCTTCTCTCGAAATTGTCAATGTCCATAAACTCTTGTGTGCTGGACTGCAACTTGATTTGCTCTGTTACTGATTATTCAGTTAACTGATCATTTCCCTGTCTGTGTTTGTTCATTTTAGGTGTGCACGAGTGTCTGGACAGATAAGTACAAGGTAAACCGTTTTAAAAGGAAGAGAATGAAACAAAGGCAAACAAGCGACTGAAAGAGGTGAACTTTGCTCTACAAAGACGGCTGCTTTGCAGAGGAGGTTAGAGGTTACAGCTGGCTACACATCAGACAGAGAAGAGTTCAAAAACACCTCCATGGCGTACCGGCTTTTCGAAGGGAAAGAACATGCTTCTGTCTACCAAAAGTATCGTTTTACACCCCCAACTGACCTGAAGAATGTTATCATTCAGTACTTAGATAGAAAGGTATGCCCTGCTTGAAAATAAcgtgagtaagaaaaacaagttTTCATATAAAAAGCCCCTCATCGGGGAAATCTGTAAGCAATACTAACCAGACTTTACATGTCCTTACGTCCACAGAAAGGACGGCCACATGTGTTGGCAGTGGATCTGGGATGTGGGACAGGTCAGAATACTCGACTGCTGGCACCGCACTTCAAAGAAGTGGCTGGCATCGACATCAGTGAGTGTCAGCTGGAAGAGGCCAGAGCAGTGCCAGGGTACCCCAACATCACATACAGGTGGGCTGATGTAAGAGGTTCTATATGTACTGTGTGTGGGTGCAGTTGGaatgaaaaaaagttttgtAGAGACGATATTACAACTCTACATTCAAGATTAACTAATATGTTAATGAATTGGGCAGCTCTCAAACTGAAAACTAATGAGTAATTGTGTCGGTAAATAGATCATTTTATTTAACGAGAAGTGAGTTAACTTAGGTTAATGTGAAGGGTACCTCTGTACAAAGGTCAACAAATGTTAATCGCCACACCTATTCAGGAAGTCCCTACTCCTGGCCAAGAAATGGTCCTGAGCACATAATCCTCCTATAACTATAAAATGTTAACACATTTAATGGAGCTCTCTGCCTGATTGTACaaaatagcattttttttttaaatctcgcCACTTTTGGCCTTTTTCTCCATTGTAAGTAGCACCACCTAACTGGCACTAACTGATACTTTTTGGTAAATCTTCTGCTCAGTTTCCAGGTGAGATAAAACCGATACTATATAGTAAGCTGGAAACACTGCAAACTGCTGACTGGTCTAAGTGAATATTCATCTGTGGGCATCACGGGCGGCCGTGGTtagagtggtgagagtgggtcatccaataacccgaaggttggcagttcaattcccactctacCTGCTCAAAGAGAGCTGAcagtgacagctggaggggtggcagtccacctccttgcagaggtgcccttgagcaaggcaccatacccccatGCACCCCGGGCACTGTGACTGGCTGCCCAGTAATTTCATGTATTGCCtgtatctacatgacaataaattctTAATCTTATCTAATAAACAACatttctgcagcagcagataGAGAAATGTCCTTGTTCTAAGAAGTGGTTTAAAAGTCTGGCAcacaatttagaaaaaaaagtatcTAAATTGTACTCATGGATCAAATATTGTGTATGACTAATGAATACATGAGAACATATATTCACCACAAGCATGaatttacagatttttttttcccccacgtGAAACCTAAAGAAAAAATAGCAAAGAGTGGTAGAAAGACAGTGAGGGGACATTCCAAAGGCTGTGTGCAGTAGGAAAAGATAGTGTGCAAATTTATTATATTCAAAATATAGAGTTCAGCATTGATAAACAGATAAAAGCAGCATCACTGTTATTAACGAGAGACAGATGTAGAAGTTGGATATGACTAAAGGCCAAAACATGTTGGCGGCATACTGCAGCGCGTCATATGAGTATACATTGAGTATACATGAGTTGCAAGCACCAACAGAAAGCATTATGATGCAACTTGCATCTGACCGCAGAGATCAGTCATAGCTGTCACTTTTGAATTGACAGCTATGAcaatatgttttatgttttatgttttgaaaacagCAGAACAAAATAGATAACTGGTAGGATGCCATATAGGtgtaaaggcctcagtatgcttctccgtcgctatccgtcaatccgtctccgtagtcACGGAGAGGCTCTCCGTCCTTCCGAAGTTCTCCggcgggctgtcggatacgcaaggcagttcacctcccgatcagtaggcgtcgctacgttagacgacccaatctcgtgACGTCTATCTTGAAAattcgttgattgattgtttaccttccggctccgttccactcctcacagtgaacgatggcgaccgagagggaaagactgttgttggagttggaacTCATTGATTTTGAAAATCAAATAATTTTTACCACAGTAAACCCttttaaaaatggcggtgttgttgttctgagaggaaggagctaaaccggaaaagtgattctggaaatgatgttgttagccgaccaatcacaacccttgcggtctctgtcgcctcgacggatagataggaattttggccgacgcacgcaagcgacggagagcgtctccgggagggtctccgttgaCGGAGAGGggtctccgtaggcgaccataaatcagcctttagttaAGAGTTGTTAGTTGTTTTCTGACTATAAACAGCTTTCGACTTTCTATAATGTTGCATTATTTGTACCTAACTTGTCAAGAGACAATGCAGGTAGCCTTTAATTATAAAACATCTATTTACTTTTAAagtaagattaagatccgatttattggtcatgcatacacacgaaatttgtcctccgcttttaacccatccaggttggcacctgttgacacacacaggtcacacactcagagacagatgccaacctgcagcggtgggcagccattcagcgcccggggagcatgggggtacggtgccttgctcaagggcacctcggccgtgacaaagaggtggactgacatccctccagctatcagttccaccaatcttttttgagtggcgagagtgggaatcaaaccgccaaccttccttattggacgaccaactctaaccactgagccgcGGCCGcaagaaaacattttgtatCATACAATAAATGTTTACCATAAAAAAGTTTTCAGCCACACTGAGACTTTAATTTAAACTCCTGCGTGGATGCACACCACTTAAACTTGATGACTTACCTGAAGATCAATGTTTCtgaagagatttaatgtcaggGTTGTGGGTTGTGTTGCTCTGACTATCTCTCAACCTCAATAATTAatctcttcatttattttacaaatagGTTTGATAATTGCTGCTATAAATTCAGGGAAATTCAgggaagaaaaaacatttaaaaataactGCTAAAGCACCATAGAAGAAGAGCTGCTAAGGGACAGGAGCCAGGATGTACTTGCTTGGACCATTTATGattgaaaaatgtgtttttttgagTGCAGCAAAGTTTGACAGTATCAAGAAGTGACGTAGGGCGATAGGACATAAGGTCATAGAATAATCCTAATATAATAATCCTGTACTGGGGATATTATATTTTACCTGAAGATCAATATTTCTGAAGGAATTAGATGATACATACTGCCGACTTGTACAGACACTGACAACCAGCTGTGACGTTGAACCATAAAAGAGGAATGCAGAATTGAAGTAATCGATAAAATTCTTCATATCACATCAGTACTGGTAGGCATTACATGTGTGATCTGTCTGCTGCATTTGCAGGACGGGGACAGCAGAGGAGCTTCCGTTTGCAGATGGCTCTGTAGATTTGCTGACAGCAGCTTCAGCCGCCCACTGGTTTGATCAGTCAAAGTTTCTGGCTGAAGCAGATCGTGTGTTGAAACCTGGGGGCTGCATGGCTCTGCTGGGCTTCATTGATACTGACACTAGATTCATCTACAAGGACTGTGGAGACCGACTCAACCCTTTCTATCAAGAGGTAGTTGTTTCCTGGTATTCTTGTTGATAGTTATCAGTAATGAGAGTTTTTGCTACAACAACGCAGCAGAATGAATATGCTGCGACACACTCCTGGCTGCTGTAGCTTACTCCATAGTTCCGTTGTGAGACAAACAGAGCAAACAGCACGCAGGCTAAAAACAAGGTAAACAATGACCCTCTACCCTCAAATCccattaaaatgtatttattttcacaaaggcTGTCGAGTCCTTAAATTTTTAGATCATGGGGCAGAAGATAAATGACCACATCAGGGACACCAGACGTTTTTCAGAATTCACCCAAGAAGCTCCTGATCCAGCAGGTCGTTGTCCAGAGAGTTATATTAGGAATTATATGCAGTACAGGAGATATAGATATCAGTGAGGACAACAGTCTCATATTTGCATTAATTACACCTGTATTGGAGTGGGTCATTTGAGGAGCTGTGGAGTGACGCACTGAACTCCACCCTGCCCGTCTCCTCCTCAGGGTTTGCATTTTATGAGATCTGTAAGTACTTAACTCTTGGAGCATGCCTGAGAGCTCAGACCCCCCACCAAACTGATTATTCTCAAATTCTTACATTTCCCTCATCTGCAGTTCAAACATGGACCACTGATAGGCTACTGATCCCTCTTATATCCACAGTCTCATGGTGAGTCATGTGTTGAACATTCCAAGTTGTCAAAATATGATCAGCAGAACTAACGGTGTGTCGATAACACAGTTGATCACGTTGTAATTCCTAGCAATTATTttagaatttaattaatttcgtTCTTTAGTTAGGTACACCATTTTAAAATGGTGTAAtttgatgttttatttatttgatgtaaTTTTGATGTTCAAAGCAAAAGCATTAGTTTCAACTTCAATGAGTGAATACAGCTGAAGTTGAAGTTTCCCCTGCAGAGCTGAACAACTCATTGAATGATCGCATTTTCTCATAATATGGGATCAAAAGCAAACaaccagggttgtgttttttgagtTGGTAGTGACTTAGCACAACCAAACatgctctcaagcacctttttCCCCgtattcaattaaattaaattcctttttatttatatagcgccaaatacaacaaatgtcatctcaaggcacttaaattatatagtccaattcaagccaattggaattcaattcattgtaatcacaattatttataaaataatccaattcattcatatagagccaattcaaaaacaatttcctagccaagaaaaccaacagattgcactgaaaactttttgtttttcggtccaaaggcgactgtggagagaaacgactcccttttaacaggaagaaacctctggcagaaccagactcaggaagggtggacatccgcctccaccagctggggtttgagaagacagaaaagagggaacaacaaacactgtaacaccattcaaaggatatctgttggaacagggaaacacgagtatATTATTATAATGTATAGTATAGTATTATAATGATATAATGTCACacatacataatatcatttgagaaattaaacgggggaaaaagagagtaaagtgaggaaaggtgtgacagatgaggcccaccagcagtctaggcttatagcagcttaactatgggatgtttcaggatcacctgagccatccctaactataagctttatcaaaaaggaaagttttaagcctggtcttaaaagtggaaagggtgtctgtttcccggacatttactggtagcttattccacaagagaggggcctgataactgaaggctctgcctcccattctacttttagaaactctgggaacctcaagtaaacctgcagtttgggaacaaaatGCTCTGTTAGGAAATGTCCCCTTTCATAAAATATCTTTTTAGACATTTTTTCTGGTGCATGCATCCATAGGTACCTTAGAACAAAGTTCACAACTAATTCTCCTTACATTCTCTAGTGTTGATGTGTGAAAATGACTTTGGCTAACCATTAAAATCTTGAAAATGAACAACATGCTAGTGACTGTGTTAAGGTCTTCAGAGTTTTGGCATCGAGAGGTTTTGTACTCTTGTGTCTTAGTATTTGAATGTTAATCCTAAACCCTAATTAACTTGTATTAGTAAGTTccattttaaatatatttagcaTACAATAGTTAAGCACTACCATCCATTCTTCAGTTCTTCTTGCTCGTCTAAAGACTTTTATGTCATATATGGGATCAACTTGGTACACACGGAGGAAAACCATCTATATCAACTCACTTTCAGGTGAGGCAGGCCCTGCTGCCGTATACAAGCAAACCAGTTGCGGTGGCTATGAGTAAGCTGGAAGAGATGTACTCTGCCATCCCATTTCCagacaaagagaggtaactatGTCTTGGAAAAATCTGATGTTTTTTGTCCAGATATTAAAATATTCTTGTtttacagttgtttttttttcaaattgtatTGATATATtctgatttttgaaaaaaatcaacaaaaaataaaagttgaTTTGTACCAATTTACTCACAGTTCAGGGGTGCCTATAATTCTGAGCAGGACTACCTGCCAATCCAAAACTCataaaaaacatagaaaaattAACTTAATCTTAAATAAActtgttaaagggacactatgtaatatattaagtcatttatttgctcaaatcaacatattcattcataaattagtcctcattggtgtaaaattatctctgtcaacaatctcactcatcctcctgagtgaagaatcacttgtctgtatctacatagagcgggtaagctctatggaggctgccatgtccttccggtctatgaaaaacgacgaagtgccgagagggacataaagcacttcgaatcgcgtttcccccaacgccaggcctgcaagcggaaatgacgtcattttgacgtcacgtttgcacgcaggtataaacagagccagtctacgccattagacattctctggtataaaccagcctgaacggcccgcacttttgttcgcaatggaagaccatagtaatgccacgccacaggagaagggatcctcgtcgccaaaaaagcgaaaaagagaatcttgacacataccgcctgccgtagttcaacaagttgcaacgcacatttgaaaacgcgaggcgctagagagcaaattcattcgactttgcaaaataaaattgcaccactagatgggggaagaaattacacagtgttCCTTTAAGGCAAATCGTATCTTGTTTTTTATAGAAATTCAGTCATTGTGGCTATTTTCTCATAGctgctttttttctctgtcacacGTCACACTCATTCGACAGGATTGAGAGTTTTCCGGCAAAATCTTTCATCTCTGTGAGGAACCTGGTTGGTTTCATTAGTAGCTGGTCCATGTTCCAAGCATACAAGTTGAAAGACCCCCAGAGTGCTGAGGACCTGCTGATCAACACTCAGAAGAGGTCATTTACATGTTCCCACAAACACATTAATACAATCACATACATTCAAGACAATATAACTGTATTATGATTTAACATTTACTCTTCAGTCACAGGTTTTTGGACTACTaattctctttttgttttgttttttttattttctcctgaCAGGTTTCTGGATGAGATGGGTGTCAACTCCCCTGATACTGAAATAGAGCAGCAGTGGGAATATTTCTGCGTCCTGGCATCCAAACCACTATAATCAACATGGCCGTCCTGGATATATGTACTTAGACAGGCAGTGTCTCAGAAATGCTGCAACCATAAACTTCTGAACAATCATAAAATCATTAACAGTGTGCATGTTAAATGAGGAAATGTTCAAATAAAAGTGTTTTGCCTCAAAAGTGGTTTCATTTGCTGTATTTAGCAAGATTTCTTAAATAAAGAGCATGTTTCCTCTTGTAGCAAAATAAACTTTCCAAACATTTTCTAATTTATCAGCTGATTCCTTTCAACATCTAATCAGTTTAAGGCATTTTCAAACACTATAAAAATTTTCCCTAAATATCCAAAAGCACAAGAGGTGAACTGTCAGCATTATTGCTCAGATCAGGTGCATTATCAGCAGTAACACTCACATAATCAGCAACTGTTCTCGGAAAAGGCTGACTGTTATGTAATTATCGCCTGTTATGGCTTGATGATAATAGGGTTTCCTCAATCCACAGAATGAGTTTGTATCATTAATGACTTTAGAGAGCAATTGAATATAATCGTCTAGCAATAAAACAATGTAATAAGCTCAGGAATATTTCACTCGAGCTATTTATGAAGCCCTCACAGGCCCCCTTTTAGTGGAATACAATGTAATAGTGCCCTGTAAAGTAGCTTTAACAGATGATGTAATACTATGTAGGGGAATTCCAATTCATCATAAACACAATTTAAAGGGTGAGTTGAATAAAAGTCTTTGTTTGTAaagattgttaaaaaaaaaaaagttttctgcaACTGAGCTGTATTGATTAAATCCATGTTCAAAAAAATCTCACTCTCAATTTCCAAAAATATTCTAGTGTATGTTCTAGTTTGTAATGGTTTGGTTTGTGTTTCAAAGTGGGCCCATTTAAAATACATGCTCTCTGTCTTTGGAACTGTATGTTCATGTGTctgaacatacaaaaaaaaagcaacccTGTCAGTTTGTTTGGAAATATGTTCggaaaatatgtcatttaatgaGCCAATCAGATTTGCACTGTAGTGTTACATCAACCACCCACAACAGAATTAAACCCAGCCCTCCCATTCTTAAGATCTCTAacttcccgcaagggattaataaagtagttctgattctgattctgattcaccATACCTTGAAAGTCACATAGGAAGGTTGAAATTCTTGCTCTTGCTTACAAATTTTTATCAGCAGCTCCACAGTTTGCCTGAGAAAGAAGTAATCTAGTATTGATCTATTTGTACTTTTACTTTGTACTTCTATTTGTAATACTGTAAAAAATTTGAtgctttcgtttttttttaagtatcctGTGGTATATATTTTGACCAAAGACTTTCCATGGAGGCTCCATTATATTCTgtcaactgaaaaaaaagggtACAATAAAGATGTGTTATCACATATATTTCAAACTGAAAATAACAGACTACCGGGGAAATATATGCTCGGAGCAAAACCAAAAAGTATGCAGGAGTATATGTTGAGGTGAACAGAGGCAGGTCCGAAACGCATGGAGACATTACAATGAGGATCTTGCAGGAAACAACTCAAAATTGtctctaggagtgagtgtgagtgtgagcgtgcatgggtGTGTGTCTTGATTGTCTCGCCCAATgatagctgggataggctccagcccccccgcgaccctaaattggattaattgggtatagaaaatggatgggtggatgaatcTCACAGGAAACAATAAAAACCAAGGAGCGTACTGAGAGAGGTGATTAGGTAAGTGGATGCAGGTGGGTGACAAGTACATGGAATGGGTGTTAACATGGTGACCAAGAGACAAAGGCAACTGAGGACATCTAAGGACAGTGACTAGTAAATAAACCATTCtggactagggatgggaattgataagatttttacgattccaattccattttcgattctgcttaacgattcggttctttatcgattctcatttggagaaaaaggacaacaaaccggtcgattagcatcaactttgtttagtttataagtaacacgagtcatgaccttacaaacccaacaacggtgaggtccacattggtctatcatggcctgggtaatttaactcttccctgctctggtgaaaggagaagctggaggtagacgtgaactgggggtagtaccaccagcctctggctctgagccaatcagactctgtctctcatgatttcatctaaatgtaatgcctgagaaggcattcatttaaccttaaccgttactaacagcaggttttacaatgaggcaaatggcgaacatgataggcagtgtttgttagttagttagttacctgcagtgttagccgacgacatgctaacgttgctgctgctgctggggacagattcaccaacgttagtccggagcggatccaaaacgcgacattcattcatagttattgcatgttggtagtatttcctcactttggtgaaatattcactttgcaagttgccctgttgtcgtcttttttagggaattgtaaccaaactttcgagagtttgtaccgcttgggcgccatgtttactgttgactgctggttgcactggactcgccacacaacgttgcgtggtgacgtcattcgcgcccactggaatcgataagggaatcgtttgcaaaatcgccaaacgattccaaggaatttaaacactgggaaccggttctcaacaagaaccagttttcgattcccatccctattctGGACAGACAAGAAATCAGTAAATAGAAACTAAACAGTGCACACAAGACATGGAGATCCATTAAATATAACAAGAACCCAAACAGATACCAGCTTCATGTGCAAACAGAAAAACCTGAAGATCTTATCAAAACCTCAGTCCAAGAGagcaaaagataaaacaaaccaAGACCCAACCAAACCCATGGACCTTGACAACTTGTTGAGGTACATGTGATGGTTGAAGCTGCATCGTATCAGTCGAGCAGAAGGCAGCATAGAGGACAGAACTAaacttatggcgcttttccactagctcgcttcggctcggctcggctcgctattgcgtgtttccactagcacgcagtacctgcaaccgggacgattttccatatcacctcagccctggttccaagcgggccgaagcgttactaaaacgtgacgtcagccgactgccttccactgattggccgatgagtgtcgtcacttttcaatactgttttgtctggcggccaggagtcttctctggctctcttctcttgccttctgtgcgacaaaaagccacagggtgagcagcaacacgagcgcctccatgtcctccatgctatcctcctcgtatgttgttgttgttgttctggtcgtgCAGCCGCGTTACGACGACCTCGCCCACATCGAGGAGGCACAaagtgatactcggttgtaatggaaacacaaccaaaccgagccgtgccgagctagtggaaaagcgccattagtgtGGAGTCACACAAACACTGTTGGAATATCCTCCACaagatctccacattgcatctGACAGAAACAATATACCATCATATGAcccttaaccttgtagcacccaagcatatgaataatcattgaaaaaaaatcattttggctcttcttgcatctttttgggtgggaataaagcaatatttttggaatttttggaattgggctatttttgatcattttaggcaatgttgcatatttgcaactgtgggctttcctgattaattttgtaataatacaatttgaagacctgacctcccattatcgctgtgaaaggtggacaaagcagaccacaccaaacgagaccagaacgaactagaacagaccaccgcaaagcagagtgtaattcactgacccaagaaaatgattgctgtgacaactgtcggcacataaaatgtaatgtaaaaaaatattacacatgaatgtaaataatgtatgtaaatttaaaaaatcaaatgatgtaatgtaaatataaatataaataaaaatataatgtaaataaataaaaagcttgttgcatatctgcaactgtgggtgctacaaggatAAGCCCACTCTGGCTCTTACAAACCCTCTCAGTCTGACCTGGTTTTCCGTTCATGGGATTGTTGCGGTTGTCCCTTTAAGAGCCCTCATTAGGAAACATACCACATATCAGTGGAAGTAGTGAGTCCTCCCAGTCCTAAAGCACCCCACTGTTTGACTCTTTTGTTCATGTGTGAataaagtgtgtgtatgtgtgtgtgtatcttaggctacggctacacgaaaacgaaacgagggtttttttgaaaacgggtacgaaaattcttgcgaccacacggcaacgctgctgtaaagactcaggtccagacgaaaacggatgaaaacggatgaaaacgatgaaacgatgcagtacacacgccacacctataggtgcgctgtaagccacccccaccggttacaccagaacaatagaagaagcaatgcgcatgcgtgtacgcccctacttatACCTGCGCGAAGCTcaaacgacaacaacaacaaggaaGATGTCTGCGTCCACGTCTACAAGAAACGACT contains:
- the LOC142396401 gene encoding putative methyltransferase DDB_G0268948, which translates into the protein MAYRLFEGKEHASVYQKYRFTPPTDLKNVIIQYLDRKKGRPHVLAVDLGCGTGQNTRLLAPHFKEVAGIDISECQLEEARAVPGYPNITYRTGTAEELPFADGSVDLLTAASAAHWFDQSKFLAEADRVLKPGGCMALLGFIDTDTRFIYKDCGDRLNPFYQEVRQALLPYTSKPVAVAMSKLEEMYSAIPFPDKERIESFPAKSFISVRNLVGFISSWSMFQAYKLKDPQSAEDLLINTQKRFLDEMGVNSPDTEIEQQWEYFCVLASKPL